Proteins from a genomic interval of Danio rerio strain Tuebingen ecotype United States chromosome 4, GRCz12tu, whole genome shotgun sequence:
- the LOC101884942 gene encoding soluble scavenger receptor cysteine-rich domain-containing protein SSC5D isoform X1 — translation MLKSFLLILILGNGLPVEASLRLMNGGNSCSGRVEVFYNGAWGTVCDDSWDLSDAAVVCREIGCGNATEAKSNAYFGSGTGSIWMDDVLCIGSESSLVDCKRSAWGIHNCVHGEDAGVICEGPIRLANGRDSCSGRVEWIHNKTWGTVSDDGWDLSDAAVVCRELNCGNVIEAKSAAYFGQGTGPVWLGAVQCNGTEDSLMNCTSTKWGIQSGDHSRDAGVICNNVKLVSGSSACEGRFQILHNDIWGSVCSSGWDEKDASVLCQQLGCDDTGQPKTFASPSVVNIWMNNVACTGDELSLQTCPFAGWGSSCLTGLSAGVLCQKTTKQVVVSFVLTINNGLDVNDPQIKQKYLDKIRNVVEGKGVNSVNWRTQPDGKVFHEQKTSTGPL, via the exons ATGTTAAAGTCCTTCTTGCTCATTCTCATTTTAG GGAATGGACTTCCAGTGGAAGCATCTCTGAGATTGATGAATGGTGGGAACTCTTGCTCTGGACGAGTGGAGGTTTTCTATAATGGCGCATGGGGAACGGTGTGTGATGATTCCTGGGATCTGTCAGACGCTGCGGTGGTGTGTAGAGAGATCGGATGTGGGAATGCGACTGAGGCAAAGAGCAATGCTTATTTTGGTTCAGGAACTGGATCAATATGGATGGATGATGTGCTTTGCATTGGCAGCGAGTCCTCTCTGGTAGACTGTAAGAGAAGCGCGTGGGGAATACATAACTGTGTGCATGGTGAAGATGCTGGAGTCATTTGTGAAG gcCCTATTAGGTTGGCAAATGGCCGTGACTCTTGTTCTGGACGAGTGGAGTGGATTCATAATAAGACATGGGGAACAGTGAGTGATGATGGCTGGGATCTGTCAGACGCTGCAGTGGTGTGTAGAGAACTGAACTGTGGGAATGTGATTGAGGCAAAGAGCGCTGCTTATTTTGGACAAGGAACAGGACCGGTATGGTTGGGCGCAGTGCAATGCAATGGGACCGAGGACTCGTTGATGAACTGTACATCCACAAAATGGGGAATACAGAGCGGTGACCATTCAAGAGATGCTGGAGTCATCTGTAACA ATGTGAAGCTGGTGAGCGGCTCCAGTGCGTGTGAGGGCAGATTTCAGATCCTGCATAATGATATCTGGGGCTCAGTGTGTTCCTCGGGCTGGGACGAAAAAGACGCTTCAGTGTTGTGTCAACAGCTGGGTTGTGATGATACTGGACAGCCGAAGACATTCGCAAGTCCTTCAGTGGTGAATATCTGGATGAACAATGTGGCCTGTACAGGAGATGAGTTGTCACTGCAAACCTGTCCTTTTGCTGGATGGGGGTCAAGCTGTTTGACTGGACTTTCTGCAGGAGTGCTTTGCCAAA AAACTACAAAACAAGTTGTGGTGAGCTTTGTGTTAACCATCAACAATGGACTGGATGTCAATGATCCACAGATTAAGCAGAAATATCTGGACAAG ATAAGGAATGTAGTTGAAGGTAAAGGAGTAAATAGTGTGAACTGGAGAACACAACCTGATGGAAAGGTGTTTCATGAACAGAAAACATCCACAG GTCCTTTATGA